The genomic interval CAGCCGCGGTGGCTGCTCCTTTGTTTTTGGCGTTCCTATCTGAGGTAACTTAGCAGCTGCTAAGCCATTTAACAGAAAATACTCCCCCGCTAATTAAAACGATTATTTGCTCTCAAAGCCACTAGATGGAAAAACTCCTGTTATTTTCTGCATATCCTCACCAAATGGGCCTATTTGACGAATATAGCAGGAGAATTTCCTGCTAATGGGGCAAAAAGCCATTTATTTATCGAATTAACGGGAGGTTTTCCTTTAAGCACTAACAAAAAATTCAATCCATAAATAATACATTTTGCTGTGGCTTTTTCCATCTCCCTGGTGTCTAATAAACGTGAAGACAGGGGGAGGTTCACTTGATGTCAGGGGCCCACGACAAATTCGAGGACATTTTCACGCTATATTACGATAGAATTAGAAGATTTCTCTCGCTGAAGGTCGACATTCAGACTGCAGAGGATTTAACACAGCTAACATTTATGAAGGCTATGGAGCACATCAATAGTTTTCGTGGTGATTCTAGTCTATTCACTTGGATATGCCATATTGCGAACAACAATTTAAAAAATGAATTCCGTAGAAAAGATCGTAATTGCGAAACCTATGTAGACTTAAACCACTTAGAAAATCGTTTTATATCTTTTGAATTCACCAAAAATGTAGAGATACGAATCGATATCACCTTAGCTTTAGAACAATTAAGCGAGATTGATCGTGAAATCATTTCGCTCCATTATGATGTCGGCTGCACTTTGAAAGAGGTGTCCGAGATTACTCAGATGAAATTAAGCGCAGTCAAAAATCGCCTGTACAGAGCTTTAGAAAAGTTAAGAAAAGAATTGCACAATGACGAGGAGGTTCGAAGCTTTATGTCTGTAATCGACTATATTACTGTTATTAGTAAAAATGAGCTTAAGGGTGCATCCGAGCAGGATAGCAAGGTGTATCAAGATATCATCAATCATCTGAAAACCAGCGTTGATCGTATTTGTACGCAATTAAGACATCAACCTTCAAAAAAAATATCAATAGAAATTTATCCAGATCTTCAATCCTTCCACCATGCGGTTGGTGAGCCAGATGCGCCCAATTGGTTTATGGGTGTAATTGAGAATAATACGATAAAAATTGCTTCTCCGCTCCATCCAGGTCCAGAACATACGTATCAATCCATTCTTAAATCAACACTCCATCTCTATACGATTTGGTTGGTGACAGATATTAACCCTGCCGCTCCAAAATGGTTATACCAAGGACTAGGCGGATACGAAGCTGGTCTCATGACAAAGGAATACATCGATTCTTCAATAGCAGAGCTTGTGAAACACAGCCAAATTCCTACTTTTGAGGATTTAGAAGATAACACATGGGAATTTGATGAGAAAAAGGGGTTTCAATTTTCTTATACGCTCTCTGAATTTGTTTTACAACACTATGGCATTGACGCCCTTAATAAAATCATCAGAAATCCACTCGATTTTGAAGATGCATTCAACTGTTCTGCAGCAGAAATTCACAAGCTTTGGTCTCATACACTCAAAGCAAGGTTGAATTAACATTCCTAGTGAAATGAGCCTCACCAGAAAAAGGGAAATGAATAAAACGAAGCGAATCTAATGTTAGAATCCAAACGTTTGGAGGTAAACAAGTGAAAATGAACGCTAATTTCAATTTTTGCTGTCTGAAACCAAGAATGATCCGTCCTTATTCATTTTAAATTTAGGGAGGATCTGTACATGAGTAAACAAAAAAGATTAATTATTATTGACGGTATTCCTGGCTCTGGAAAAACGACAACAGCTAAATCCATTTTAGATAAACTAAATTCAAAACAAGTAGCAGCAAGGTGTTTTTTAGAAGAGGAAGCACTACATCCCCTGCTCTTACAAGGACCGGAGTTCAGTTCTTTCACAAATGAAGCAGAAGCAGATCAGTTCATACAGCTTCTCACCACTCGTTATCTTGACTTTGTTCAAGCTGAGCTAAACAGTGCCCATGATGTCATTATTATTGAAAGTGTGTTTCTTCAAGACACCATTAGTGTCGCTCATCTCATGGGCATGGATAAACAGAAGCTTCTCGCTTTCTCTTCTTCCCTACAGCAGATACTGGCACCACTGGCACCTAGCCTTATTTACTATTATCAAGTGGATGTTGAGAAACAATGGCGGTTTATTTGCAGCGTAAGAGGAAATGAATGGGGTCCTGTCTCCCTGCATACAGATGAGGATTTCAAACAAGCTGCAGAGGTGTGGTCACAGAGTCAGTCCTTTGTCCGTGCGATTGTTAATGCGTGGGACATCCCAAAACTAATCATTGAGAATAAAGACTATCTCTGGGATGAATATCACCAGCAGATTAGTGAATTCATTGATTCGCTGCTTCCAGTTCATTAAATAAGCTCATCTAATCCCAAAAGAGGCTGTTCTAAAAGTAGATAAATCTACGTTTAGAACAGCCTCTACTTCATTAAAAGCGGCTATAGTTTAGAAAAACCTCTTCTTCCAGAAGATAACGGCTGTGACACTCGATAAAATAACAGAAATGGTCATCGCGATAAAAAAGGCATGAGGGTAATCCTGAAACGGAATTTTAACGTTCATCCCATAGAAACTTGCGACCATCGTAGGCAGAGATAAAATAATCGTAATCGATGTCAAAAACTTCATAACAATATTCAGATTGTTGGAGATGACCGATGCGAAAGCATCCATCATACCGCTTAATATCGTCGTATGCGTTTCAGACATTTCAATAGCCTGTTGGTTTTCTACAATGACATCCTCTAGCAATTCTTGGTCATCCTCATACATTTTCATGTATTTGCTTTTCA from Paenibacillus sp. FSL K6-3182 carries:
- a CDS encoding RNA polymerase sigma factor; this encodes MSGAHDKFEDIFTLYYDRIRRFLSLKVDIQTAEDLTQLTFMKAMEHINSFRGDSSLFTWICHIANNNLKNEFRRKDRNCETYVDLNHLENRFISFEFTKNVEIRIDITLALEQLSEIDREIISLHYDVGCTLKEVSEITQMKLSAVKNRLYRALEKLRKELHNDEEVRSFMSVIDYITVISKNELKGASEQDSKVYQDIINHLKTSVDRICTQLRHQPSKKISIEIYPDLQSFHHAVGEPDAPNWFMGVIENNTIKIASPLHPGPEHTYQSILKSTLHLYTIWLVTDINPAAPKWLYQGLGGYEAGLMTKEYIDSSIAELVKHSQIPTFEDLEDNTWEFDEKKGFQFSYTLSEFVLQHYGIDALNKIIRNPLDFEDAFNCSAAEIHKLWSHTLKARLN